Proteins encoded in a region of the Myxococcales bacterium genome:
- a CDS encoding sigma-54-dependent Fis family transcriptional regulator, translating into MSRSEQKVARILIVDDDASARAALKAFLGAEGYAVQEAEDGQAGLDCAATSPPDLVVTDLMMPRMDGMALLQKLREQDPHLPVLMATSQQELSSAVAAMRAGADDYLTKPIDLDALLVAVERALQRTHVRVEAENLRRQLRERDAEGLQGLIGASPAMQKVYRVARQVAGSRATVLITGESGTGKGELARAVHTLGPRAQKPFVPLHCASLAESLLESELFGHEKGSFTGADRRRTGRFEQADGGTLFLDEIGEIPPATQVKLLRVLQERTFERVGGNDTVTVDVRVVAATNRDLAAAVRDGKFREDLYYRLNVVHIEMPPLRLRGGDVVVLANHFLRKFAQENRKRVEGFTDKARAKLVASRWPGNVRELENAIERAVVLCEGPTVDADDLPFEAAAETLGGLRIPGSTMAEIERYAILRTLEAADGSTSKAADLLDISVRTIQYRIHEYGLSRSSKRAGS; encoded by the coding sequence TGTCTCGCAGTGAACAAAAGGTGGCACGGATCCTCATCGTGGACGACGACGCGAGCGCGCGCGCTGCGTTGAAGGCGTTCCTCGGCGCCGAGGGCTACGCCGTCCAGGAGGCCGAGGACGGACAAGCGGGCCTCGACTGCGCAGCCACCAGCCCCCCCGACCTCGTCGTCACCGACCTGATGATGCCGCGGATGGACGGCATGGCCCTCCTGCAGAAGCTCCGTGAGCAGGACCCTCACCTTCCGGTGCTGATGGCCACTTCCCAGCAGGAGCTGAGCTCCGCGGTGGCCGCGATGCGGGCGGGGGCAGACGACTACCTGACGAAGCCGATCGACCTCGACGCCCTCTTGGTCGCCGTCGAACGCGCCCTCCAGCGAACCCACGTGCGCGTGGAGGCCGAGAACCTGCGCCGCCAGCTCCGCGAGCGCGACGCCGAAGGTCTCCAGGGCCTCATCGGCGCGAGCCCCGCGATGCAGAAGGTCTACCGCGTCGCCCGGCAGGTCGCGGGCTCACGGGCGACGGTGCTCATCACCGGCGAGAGCGGCACGGGCAAGGGAGAGCTCGCCCGAGCCGTGCACACGCTCGGTCCGCGGGCGCAGAAACCGTTCGTCCCACTCCACTGCGCCTCGCTCGCCGAGTCGCTGCTCGAGAGCGAGCTCTTCGGCCACGAGAAGGGATCGTTCACGGGCGCAGATCGCCGCCGCACGGGCCGCTTCGAGCAGGCCGACGGCGGCACGCTCTTCCTCGACGAGATCGGCGAGATCCCGCCGGCGACCCAGGTGAAGCTGCTCCGCGTGCTGCAGGAGCGCACGTTCGAGCGCGTGGGCGGCAACGACACGGTCACGGTCGACGTGCGGGTCGTGGCCGCGACCAACCGCGATCTTGCGGCGGCCGTACGCGACGGAAAGTTCCGCGAAGACCTCTACTACCGCCTCAACGTCGTCCACATCGAGATGCCGCCGCTGCGGCTCCGAGGGGGCGACGTCGTCGTGCTCGCGAACCACTTTCTCCGCAAGTTCGCGCAAGAGAACCGCAAGCGCGTGGAGGGCTTCACCGACAAGGCCCGCGCCAAGCTCGTCGCCTCACGCTGGCCGGGCAACGTCCGCGAGCTCGAGAACGCCATCGAGCGCGCGGTCGTGCTGTGCGAGGGGCCCACTGTGGACGCCGACGACCTGCCCTTCGAAGCGGCGGCCGAGACCCTCGGGGGGCTGCGCATTCCGGGCTCCACGATGGCGGAGATCGAACGGTATGCCATATTGCGCACGCTCGAGGCCGCCGACGGCT